ACTCTTCTGAATTCGCCGTTTTCAAGGAATCTGAGAAGTTTGGGTTGTAGCGAAAGGCTCATTTCGCCGATCTCGTCCAGGAATAAAGTTCCGCCGTTGGCTATTTCTACCAATCCCTGTTTCGATGTCTTGGCATCTGTGAAAGCACCTTTTTCGTAACCGAACAGTTCGCTTTCCATTAACTGATCAGGAAGCGATGCGCAATTGATTGCTACAAATGGTTTGTTATTCCGATCGGAGTTCTTATGAATGTATTCTGCAAACAACTCCTTCCCGGTACCCGTTTCTCCCTCCAGAAGTATATTCGATTCCGATTTTGCTGCCCTTTCTGCAAGATTGATAACGTTTTTAATACTTTCGCTTTCACCGATTATGAAGTTGGGAATTACTTGATCGATCTTCGATGTGAGTATTTTGTTTTTTATTATCAGGTCGCGGTGCTCAAGAGCTCTGTCGATTGTTAGGCAGAGCTGACCGAATTCATACGGCTTTGTTATAAAATCGTATGCACCCTGTTTTATACATTCAATTGCTGTCCGGACATCAGTCTTTGCGGTAAGAACAATTACTTGTGTGGAAGGGTGGTTCTCTTTTACAAAACCGAGGACTTTTTCGCCGTGGACTTCGCGCATTTCAAGATCAAGCAGAAGAACATCGTAAGTTTTCTTTTTAAAATTCTCAATGGCATCTTTTCCGTCGTATACCGTATCCACATTGTGGCCTTCATTTACAAGTTCTTCTTTAAGAAGATAGCATAAGGTTTCGTCGTCGTCGGCAATCAGGATTTTTGTGTTTTTCATAGAACTTTTGTCATTAATTTTTGCGAAAAATAAAGAATTTTAATGATAAATCCTTAATGCGGTTGAAAATGATTTTGGAATTGTCTGTGGACTTAATCAC
This Melioribacteraceae bacterium DNA region includes the following protein-coding sequences:
- a CDS encoding sigma-54 dependent transcriptional regulator — translated: MKNTKILIADDDETLCYLLKEELVNEGHNVDTVYDGKDAIENFKKKTYDVLLLDLEMREVHGEKVLGFVKENHPSTQVIVLTAKTDVRTAIECIKQGAYDFITKPYEFGQLCLTIDRALEHRDLIIKNKILTSKIDQVIPNFIIGESESIKNVINLAERAAKSESNILLEGETGTGKELFAEYIHKNSDRNNKPFVAINCASLPDQLMESELFGYEKGAFTDAKTSKQGLVEIANGGTLFLDEIGEMSLSLQPKLLRFLENGEFRRVGGITNLSSSVRVIGATNKNLMQEAENKNFRRDLLFRLNVITLTIPPLRERQGDVLQLAEYFLQKKSPVRAVKKLSEEARKELMRYNFPGNVRELEHIIERAVIFSDGEFIIPKDLNIPKDDFDFSNFTNSDGSLVSLEELEKIHIKRALEQNNWNRENTSRMLGISQKTLYSKIIKYNLK